A single genomic interval of Patescibacteria group bacterium harbors:
- the dnaG gene encoding DNA primase has translation MSGNSVEQIKGRLSIVDVVGSYIKLEKAGGNFRAVCPFHAERTPSFFVSPVRDSYHCFGCNRGGDIFSFVEEIEGIDFKGALKVLADKAGVTLLEVNPALRSEKEQLYEILEEATKLFQWNLIKNKEALSYLYGRGVTADTLKQFRIGFAPESWSFVRDALAAKGFKEQEMEKAGLVIKSPKGYYDRFRSRIMFPLADSAGRVVGFSGRIFGDEENKMGKYINSPETILFSKSQLLYGYDKAKSEIRKQNACILVEGQMDLLMAHQAGFSNTVAVSGTALTDSHVRMIKRMANTLIIAFDADPAGNSASGKGALTGMSLGMDVKVVPMPQGLDPADVIAKNLDLWKKNLKEAKHIVHFYLDILEEKHLESREFRIAVGKLVLPFIKQMGNKIEQAHFVEEVAKRLSIPQEPIWAELEKMPLPSASGDLKEEVEPILKEIPRGRKDIIEQQIMSILFWQESLKKPAISIGNQEKHLEDVVGRQRMEKLRQVSADEKRERVFEVEIYFEGERDVGHELGELFTQLEKEAARNAFAVAMGELKEAEESGDTTRVSKLLQKCQELAKQIKWG, from the coding sequence ATGTCAGGGAATAGCGTTGAACAAATTAAGGGAAGACTATCCATCGTTGACGTTGTCGGCTCTTACATAAAACTTGAAAAAGCGGGGGGAAACTTCCGGGCGGTTTGTCCCTTTCACGCGGAGCGCACTCCGAGCTTCTTTGTCTCTCCGGTGCGTGATTCTTATCATTGTTTTGGTTGTAACCGAGGCGGGGATATTTTTTCTTTTGTTGAGGAGATTGAAGGGATTGATTTTAAAGGAGCGCTCAAGGTGCTCGCCGACAAGGCCGGAGTCACACTTCTAGAAGTGAATCCGGCGCTCCGTTCGGAAAAAGAACAGCTCTACGAAATTTTAGAGGAAGCGACAAAACTCTTCCAGTGGAATCTTATAAAAAACAAAGAGGCGCTTTCGTATCTCTATGGGCGCGGCGTAACGGCCGATACCTTGAAGCAGTTTCGCATCGGTTTTGCTCCGGAGAGTTGGAGTTTTGTGCGTGACGCGCTCGCAGCCAAGGGATTCAAGGAACAAGAAATGGAAAAAGCGGGGCTCGTTATCAAATCGCCGAAAGGATATTACGACAGGTTCCGCAGTCGCATCATGTTCCCACTTGCCGACAGCGCAGGGCGTGTCGTCGGCTTTTCGGGGAGGATATTCGGAGACGAGGAAAATAAAATGGGAAAATATATCAACAGTCCCGAAACGATACTTTTCAGCAAGTCCCAACTGTTATATGGGTATGACAAGGCAAAATCGGAGATACGGAAACAAAACGCGTGCATATTAGTAGAAGGGCAAATGGATCTTCTTATGGCGCACCAGGCGGGGTTTTCCAACACGGTTGCCGTGTCAGGCACCGCACTTACCGATTCACATGTGCGCATGATAAAACGTATGGCGAACACGCTCATCATAGCTTTTGACGCCGATCCTGCCGGCAACTCGGCATCTGGCAAGGGCGCTCTCACCGGCATGTCCCTTGGTATGGATGTAAAAGTGGTGCCGATGCCGCAAGGGCTTGACCCGGCCGATGTGATTGCCAAGAATCTCGACCTGTGGAAGAAAAATCTGAAAGAGGCAAAGCACATCGTTCATTTTTATCTTGACATACTGGAAGAAAAACATCTCGAGTCCCGAGAGTTTCGCATCGCAGTGGGGAAACTCGTTCTTCCTTTCATTAAGCAGATGGGAAACAAAATAGAGCAGGCGCATTTTGTTGAAGAAGTTGCAAAGCGACTCAGTATTCCGCAAGAGCCGATCTGGGCGGAACTGGAAAAGATGCCGCTTCCTAGTGCGTCCGGAGATCTGAAAGAAGAGGTAGAGCCAATACTCAAAGAAATTCCGCGCGGCAGAAAAGATATCATTGAACAGCAGATCATGAGCATTCTTTTTTGGCAGGAGAGTCTTAAAAAACCGGCCATATCAATAGGAAATCAGGAGAAACATTTGGAGGACGTTGTCGGTCGGCAACGCATGGAGAAGTTAAGGCAAGTGTCTGCCGACGAGAAACGAGAGCGCGTATTTGAGGTAGAGATCTACTTTGAAGGGGAAAGAGACGTGGGTCATGAGCTTGGTGAACTCTTCACGCAATTGGAGAAAGAAGCGGCGCGAAATGCCTTTGCCGTCGCCATGGGGGAGCTCAAAGAAGCCGAGGAGAGTGGCGACACAACCCGCGTCTCCAAGCTCTTACAGAAATGCCAGGAACTTGCAAAACAGATAAAGTGGGGCTAG
- the rpoC gene encoding DNA-directed RNA polymerase subunit beta' translates to MKDNREQHLQDFDSISINLASPERIREWSYGEVTKPETINYRTGRSERGGLFDERIFGPEKDYECYCGKYRRIRYKGIICEKCGVEVTKSIVRRERMGHIELASPVAHIWFLRGIPSRMALLLDITATDLEKVIYFAGYIVVSVNEEEKAQVMKNLDAEYKTKIKQLSDDKAKEEIKGFLQNTKKEVQSIEPGTVLNEAMFHKFSLKYGTVFEAGIGAEAIYNICKKIDLEQLAVALDEKLVKAGAAERSKLQKRLSLVRSMINSRTRPEWMFLTLIPIIPPGLRPMVALEGGRHATSDVNDLYRRVINRNNRLGKLKEISAPDVILRNEKRILQEAVDALIDNSMRHQSQVAMSQSQRRTLKSLADSLKGKQGYFRQNLLGKRVDYSGRSVIVVGSNLHLGQCGLPKHMALELFRPFVISKLLERELAYNIRGSNRLIDEGIPEVWAILEEVIKNKRVLLNRAPTLHRLGIQAFQPVLIEGNAIQVHPLVCTAFNADFDGDQMAVHVPLGEEAQAEAATLMSSETNLLGPGSGEPIVNPSQDIVLGCYWMTKIIDGEKGEGKIFPTPNSAITAHDFGEVGFRAKIKVMGTDSPRYATFEGKPFETSVGRLLFNGVLPRDFAYINKEIKKKDLSSIVNDLIGKYGIKNTPPILDKIKAFGFKYATHSGITWSMTDIKVPVEKKELVKNGREEVARITAQYNDGLLSEEERFRKVIEVWQEVRNEIEKVMPGTLEKNGPVNDMITSGARGSISQVVQMSGMKGLIVNTAGETIDFPIIPSNKEGLSPLEYFVTTHGSRKGLADTALNTARAGYLTRRLVYVADNAIIMEEDCGTKEGRAIARKNVSGFDVSLARNIKGRIIAEDIVSPDGEVLYKKGTLLSREDAQRVEDADILEVVVRSPLSCKAVNGLCRYCYGIDLGRNELVKLGEPVGIVAAQAIGEPGTQLTMRTFHSGGIASVGGDITMGLPRVEEVFERRMPKSKAVVSATDGKVMEVKSEGKDKMIKILADIESVKKGKSNEIEYAVPFKRTPLVKVGGDVKKGDILTDGSVDIEELAKYSSAEVVEEYIINEINKIYELQGATISRKHIEVIVRQMFSRVKIKIAGDSKFVPGEIVESSELFIENERLNKEGKEPAKAKQLVLGITEVSLTTKSFLSAASFQHTSRVLINVAIKGTVDHLKGLKENIIIGRLIPAGTGFGKREEVVAKEVEDEGNA, encoded by the coding sequence ATGAAAGATAACAGAGAACAACATCTCCAAGACTTTGATTCAATCTCAATTAATCTGGCTTCCCCGGAGCGTATTAGAGAGTGGTCATATGGAGAGGTAACAAAACCGGAGACCATCAATTACAGAACGGGACGCAGCGAGCGTGGCGGTCTCTTTGATGAGCGCATTTTCGGCCCCGAGAAAGATTATGAATGTTATTGCGGAAAATATCGTCGGATCAGGTACAAAGGAATTATCTGCGAGAAGTGCGGTGTTGAGGTGACAAAAAGTATCGTGCGCCGTGAGCGCATGGGTCATATTGAGTTGGCGAGCCCGGTTGCGCACATTTGGTTTTTGCGCGGCATACCTTCACGCATGGCACTTTTGCTCGACATTACCGCAACAGACCTGGAAAAAGTCATCTATTTTGCGGGATACATTGTCGTGTCGGTAAACGAAGAAGAGAAAGCGCAGGTGATGAAGAATCTCGATGCTGAATATAAGACAAAGATAAAACAGCTCTCCGACGATAAAGCGAAAGAAGAGATAAAGGGATTTTTACAGAATACCAAAAAAGAAGTGCAGAGCATAGAACCGGGTACTGTTTTGAACGAAGCGATGTTCCACAAGTTTTCGCTGAAATACGGAACGGTGTTTGAAGCGGGTATCGGTGCCGAGGCGATTTATAATATCTGCAAGAAGATCGATCTGGAGCAATTGGCCGTAGCGCTTGATGAAAAGCTTGTGAAGGCCGGTGCCGCGGAGAGGTCAAAACTGCAAAAACGCCTGAGCCTCGTGCGCTCAATGATCAACTCGCGCACAAGACCGGAATGGATGTTTCTTACGCTGATCCCCATCATCCCGCCGGGACTTCGTCCGATGGTGGCACTTGAAGGAGGGAGGCACGCAACCTCCGATGTGAATGACCTGTATCGAAGGGTGATCAATAGGAATAATCGATTGGGGAAATTGAAGGAGATTAGCGCTCCGGATGTTATTTTGCGCAATGAAAAAAGAATTCTCCAAGAAGCCGTGGACGCGCTCATTGACAACTCAATGCGGCACCAATCACAGGTTGCGATGAGTCAGTCACAGCGAAGGACGCTGAAATCCCTCGCAGACAGCTTGAAAGGAAAACAAGGATATTTCAGACAAAATCTGCTCGGTAAACGTGTGGACTATTCCGGCCGCTCCGTTATCGTGGTAGGTTCAAATTTGCATTTGGGGCAATGCGGCCTTCCCAAACACATGGCACTGGAATTGTTCAGGCCGTTCGTGATCTCAAAACTTTTGGAGCGTGAATTGGCGTACAATATTCGCGGTTCCAATCGTCTCATTGACGAAGGGATACCGGAAGTGTGGGCGATACTGGAAGAAGTGATCAAAAACAAAAGAGTGCTCCTTAACCGTGCGCCAACACTGCACCGTCTCGGTATTCAGGCGTTTCAGCCGGTATTGATCGAAGGCAACGCGATTCAGGTGCATCCTTTGGTATGTACGGCATTCAACGCTGACTTTGACGGCGACCAGATGGCAGTCCATGTTCCTTTGGGAGAAGAGGCACAAGCGGAAGCGGCCACGCTCATGTCATCAGAAACCAACCTACTCGGTCCGGGTTCCGGCGAGCCTATCGTGAATCCTTCCCAGGATATTGTGCTCGGGTGTTATTGGATGACCAAAATAATTGATGGAGAAAAAGGCGAAGGAAAGATATTTCCGACGCCGAACAGCGCCATTACCGCTCACGATTTTGGAGAAGTCGGGTTCCGCGCAAAAATAAAAGTGATGGGAACCGACAGCCCGCGATACGCTACATTTGAAGGAAAACCATTTGAAACTTCAGTGGGACGCCTTTTGTTCAATGGCGTGTTGCCGCGCGATTTTGCTTACATCAATAAGGAAATTAAAAAGAAGGATCTTTCCAGCATTGTGAATGATCTCATCGGGAAATATGGCATCAAGAATACGCCGCCGATCCTTGATAAGATAAAAGCGTTCGGCTTCAAATATGCGACGCACTCCGGTATTACCTGGAGTATGACCGATATTAAAGTGCCGGTGGAGAAGAAAGAGCTCGTGAAAAACGGAAGAGAGGAAGTGGCAAGGATCACTGCACAGTACAACGACGGCCTTCTTTCCGAAGAAGAACGATTTCGAAAAGTGATTGAAGTATGGCAAGAGGTGCGAAATGAAATTGAGAAAGTAATGCCCGGGACACTGGAAAAGAATGGTCCGGTAAATGATATGATCACTTCCGGCGCAAGAGGCAGTATCTCTCAAGTGGTGCAGATGTCGGGCATGAAAGGCCTTATTGTCAATACCGCAGGAGAAACTATTGATTTTCCCATTATTCCTTCAAACAAAGAAGGGCTTTCTCCGCTTGAGTATTTCGTCACCACGCACGGTTCAAGAAAAGGTCTTGCCGATACCGCCCTCAACACGGCGCGTGCGGGGTATCTGACGAGACGCCTGGTGTATGTTGCCGACAACGCGATCATCATGGAAGAAGACTGCGGTACGAAAGAAGGAAGAGCGATTGCACGCAAGAATGTTTCCGGATTTGACGTATCTCTTGCAAGAAATATCAAAGGGAGGATTATTGCAGAGGATATCGTTTCTCCCGACGGAGAGGTGTTATACAAAAAAGGAACACTGCTTTCCAGAGAGGACGCACAACGTGTTGAAGATGCGGATATTCTTGAGGTGGTTGTTCGTTCGCCGCTTTCCTGTAAGGCCGTGAATGGATTATGCCGATATTGCTATGGTATAGATCTTGGAAGAAATGAATTGGTAAAGTTGGGCGAACCCGTTGGTATTGTAGCGGCACAGGCAATCGGCGAGCCGGGAACTCAGTTGACCATGAGAACGTTTCATTCCGGTGGTATCGCATCGGTGGGAGGAGATATCACGATGGGTCTGCCTCGCGTGGAAGAAGTTTTTGAGCGAAGAATGCCCAAGTCAAAAGCAGTGGTCTCCGCGACTGACGGCAAGGTGATGGAAGTAAAGAGCGAAGGCAAAGATAAGATGATCAAGATTTTGGCCGACATTGAGTCCGTAAAGAAGGGAAAGAGCAATGAAATAGAATACGCCGTTCCCTTTAAACGAACTCCGCTGGTTAAGGTCGGAGGTGATGTGAAGAAAGGCGATATCTTGACCGATGGTTCAGTGGATATTGAAGAACTCGCTAAATATTCCAGCGCTGAAGTGGTGGAAGAGTACATCATTAATGAAATCAATAAAATTTATGAACTGCAAGGCGCGACAATCTCACGGAAGCATATTGAGGTTATTGTGCGCCAGATGTTTTCAAGGGTGAAGATCAAGATCGCCGGTGATTCAAAATTCGTACCCGGTGAGATCGTTGAAAGTTCAGAACTTTTCATTGAGAATGAACGCTTGAACAAAGAGGGGAAAGAGCCTGCAAAAGCAAAACAACTGGTGTTGGGAATTACCGAAGTATCATTGACCACCAAAAGTTTCTTATCGGCGGCCTCATTCCAGCATACGTCACGCGTGTTGATCAACGTTGCCATTAAAGGGACGGTAGACCACTTGAAGGGTCTCAAAGAAAACATAATCATCGGCCGATTGATCCCTGCCGGAACAGGATTCGGAAAAAGAGAAGAAGTTGTTGCCAAGGAAGTGGAAGATGAGGGGAATGCGTAA
- a CDS encoding DNA-directed RNA polymerase subunit beta → MQKEKKYFSRYKEPLVSVPNLVENQVASFKWLIAEGIKEIFDEFSPIQDYSGKKFELEFTSFEISEPKFDEYHAKEQEATYEAPMRVKVKLTNKTLKTSKEQEIFMADFPLMTNHGTFIINGVERVVVPQLARSFGVLFTAQEIKGKKYFGAKIIPARGAWIEIESDPDGAMYARIDKKRRFPVSSLLRALADMSDEKIVKLFGSDAHVTEVIQASFAKDTAKTANDSYIEIHKRLRDGEMVTPENAKEFIKSIFSEEKYNLSAVGRFRFNKRFGKATDKKALEQKTLSIDDFVVILEQIIKLGVTLHAREDNIDHLGSRRVRYFGEMIQQKIRVGMIQMKRNIQDRMSTIDVDTTLPIQFISPRPLQARIKEFFTTNQLSQFMNQENVLAEIEHLRTLSALGPGGLTRERAGLEVRDVHPSHYGRVCPIHTPEGPNIGLILHLSTYARTNEFGMIETPYARVKNGKITSEVEFLNAFEEEKYKIAHGATAYDKNGNITNDKVEVRKGGRPELILREHVDFIDIAPNQAFSIATSMIPFLEHDDANRALMGSNMQKQAVPCVVPELPLVATGVEERAARDTGRLVIALEDGVVTSMDAREITVQGKKALHKHKLVNFSRTNSFTMFHQRPIVAVGQKVKKGEVLADTSSSDAGQIALGQNVLVAFMSWDGSNYEDAIVISERLVKESKFSSIKVDEFVVNVRDTKLGPEITTHDIPNVGEVKLKDLDEEGIVRIGAEVGPNDILVGKITPKGETELTPEERLLRSIFGEKARDVKDTSLRMEHGKRGRVIGVKVFSREKGDTLDSGITKRIHIEVATLRNVSVGDKLAGRHGNKGVVSRVLPEEEMPYMADGTPIDIVLTPLGVPSRMNLGQVLELHLGLAAHTLNYQAITPVFLGATEGEIQEELSKAGFATDGKVKLYDGRTGEAFSQNIAIGYMYMLKLNHMVGDKIHMRSIGPYSLITQQPLGGKAQGGGQRFGEMEVWALEGYGAAHALREMLTIKSDDIVGRAAAFDAIVKGEKIKQPGLPASFNVLLNNLRGLALDIDLKRKGDSK, encoded by the coding sequence AGTAAAACTCACGAATAAGACACTGAAGACGTCAAAAGAACAAGAGATCTTTATGGCGGATTTTCCATTGATGACCAATCACGGCACGTTTATCATCAATGGCGTAGAACGCGTGGTTGTTCCGCAACTGGCGCGCAGCTTCGGTGTGCTTTTTACGGCGCAAGAGATCAAGGGTAAAAAATACTTCGGAGCAAAAATCATTCCCGCGCGCGGAGCATGGATTGAGATAGAGTCAGATCCGGACGGCGCCATGTATGCGCGCATTGATAAAAAGAGAAGGTTTCCGGTGAGCTCGCTCTTGCGCGCGTTGGCCGACATGTCGGATGAAAAAATTGTCAAACTTTTTGGCAGTGACGCGCATGTGACGGAGGTGATACAAGCGTCTTTTGCCAAAGATACGGCGAAAACAGCCAATGATTCATATATTGAGATACATAAGCGCCTGCGAGACGGTGAAATGGTTACCCCCGAGAACGCAAAGGAATTCATCAAATCAATCTTCAGCGAAGAAAAGTATAACCTTTCAGCGGTAGGACGTTTTCGCTTTAACAAGCGCTTCGGCAAGGCCACAGACAAGAAAGCGTTAGAACAAAAAACACTCTCCATTGATGATTTCGTCGTTATCCTTGAGCAGATCATTAAGCTCGGCGTGACCCTTCACGCACGAGAAGATAATATTGACCACTTGGGTTCACGGCGCGTGCGCTATTTTGGTGAAATGATCCAGCAAAAGATCCGCGTGGGTATGATCCAGATGAAGAGGAATATTCAGGATCGTATGTCCACCATTGACGTGGATACGACGCTTCCCATTCAATTCATCAGCCCGAGACCTCTTCAGGCGCGTATCAAAGAATTCTTTACGACCAACCAGCTTTCCCAGTTCATGAACCAGGAGAATGTGCTGGCGGAAATAGAACACCTGCGCACCCTCTCCGCTCTTGGGCCGGGGGGTCTTACTCGCGAACGCGCGGGACTTGAGGTTCGAGACGTACACCCTTCACATTACGGCAGAGTGTGCCCGATACATACCCCCGAAGGTCCGAATATCGGTCTTATTCTCCACCTTTCCACGTATGCGCGGACCAATGAATTCGGCATGATAGAAACTCCCTACGCGCGGGTGAAAAACGGAAAGATCACGAGTGAAGTGGAATTTCTCAACGCTTTTGAGGAAGAGAAATATAAAATTGCTCACGGAGCTACCGCCTATGACAAGAACGGCAACATCACGAATGACAAGGTGGAGGTCAGAAAAGGAGGACGTCCGGAGTTGATCTTGCGTGAGCACGTTGATTTCATTGATATCGCGCCTAATCAGGCATTCTCAATCGCGACGTCCATGATCCCATTCCTTGAACACGACGACGCGAACCGAGCGCTCATGGGTTCCAACATGCAAAAACAGGCGGTACCCTGCGTTGTTCCCGAGTTGCCGCTTGTGGCAACCGGAGTTGAGGAACGCGCCGCGCGCGATACGGGACGGCTGGTGATCGCTCTTGAAGATGGTGTGGTGACGAGCATGGACGCGCGAGAGATCACTGTCCAGGGAAAGAAGGCCCTCCATAAGCACAAACTGGTCAATTTCTCACGAACGAACAGCTTTACGATGTTCCACCAGCGTCCCATCGTGGCGGTAGGACAGAAAGTGAAGAAGGGGGAAGTGCTCGCGGATACTTCTTCTTCTGATGCCGGACAGATCGCATTGGGGCAAAACGTACTCGTGGCATTCATGTCATGGGACGGTTCAAACTACGAAGACGCCATCGTTATCTCGGAGCGCCTCGTGAAAGAAAGTAAATTCTCCAGCATCAAGGTGGATGAATTTGTGGTGAATGTTCGCGATACAAAACTCGGCCCTGAGATCACGACTCATGATATTCCAAACGTCGGAGAAGTAAAACTGAAAGACCTTGATGAAGAGGGAATCGTGCGAATCGGCGCCGAGGTGGGACCGAACGATATTTTAGTGGGAAAGATCACCCCTAAAGGCGAAACGGAGCTGACACCGGAAGAGCGATTGCTCCGCTCCATTTTCGGAGAGAAAGCGCGTGACGTAAAAGATACGTCGCTTCGCATGGAGCATGGCAAACGCGGACGGGTCATCGGCGTCAAGGTATTCTCTCGCGAAAAAGGAGACACTCTTGATTCAGGCATCACCAAGCGTATTCATATTGAAGTTGCGACACTGCGCAACGTCTCCGTGGGAGACAAACTCGCGGGTCGGCACGGCAACAAAGGAGTGGTCTCGCGTGTTCTTCCGGAAGAGGAGATGCCGTATATGGCTGACGGAACACCGATTGACATCGTTCTGACACCCCTTGGCGTGCCGTCTCGTATGAATTTGGGACAAGTATTGGAACTTCATTTGGGCCTTGCCGCCCATACGCTGAATTACCAGGCGATCACACCGGTATTCTTGGGAGCAACCGAAGGAGAGATCCAAGAAGAATTGAGCAAAGCAGGTTTTGCTACAGACGGAAAGGTAAAACTCTACGATGGAAGAACGGGCGAGGCGTTTAGCCAAAATATTGCCATCGGATACATGTACATGCTGAAGTTAAACCACATGGTGGGGGACAAGATACATATGCGCTCCATCGGTCCCTATTCGCTCATTACTCAACAGCCTCTTGGCGGTAAAGCGCAAGGAGGCGGACAGCGATTTGGAGAAATGGAAGTGTGGGCGCTTGAAGGATACGGCGCGGCACACGCATTACGTGAAATGCTTACCATCAAATCAGACGATATCGTAGGTCGAGCCGCAGCATTTGATGCTATTGTAAAGGGTGAAAAGATCAAACAACCGGGCCTTCCGGCATCATTCAATGTGCTGTTGAATAACTTGAGAGGACTTGCGCTTGACATAGACCTGAAGCGAAAGGGCGACTCAAAGTAA